The proteins below come from a single Zhouia spongiae genomic window:
- a CDS encoding arylsulfatase: MRTNFMKSISKIIWVLVFVNIHVIHAQKNKSRDINKPNVIYIMADDLGEGLLSYYGQKHFTTPNIDKLAQQGIVFNNSYSSTFCAPSRATFLTGYNDCRENKYVLTTGRSYKEAAVDESKDEVIQNAINSAIGKEPDITYLPQIFKAAGYVTGQIGKLDYGFVTTSKQIDNHGWNYHYGYYDHTQCHGFYPMFLHENGKRVSIPGNTHPDAAKTGESGSDEQQEKDRWDMNGKTVYSQDLFLSKMLEFIRENKEKPFFLYHPTQLPHGPVAIPAIHPEVAFSDSLTLIEKAYASMVKRLDDDLGVIFNELETLGIAENTMIVFSSDNGHELYYNYEGRTAKPYKNMKTGEPFNNITDKFYSEIGGDIFNGNKGQAGLKRSNWNGGVKVPLFVYWPKKVKSGAQSEKLVANYDFMATMADMLDIKIKEKKDGVSYFNEFLGKKSKKTKDRNSIAFASFMGPALITKDGWKLRYFAPKKIYQLYYLPDDYKETTDLSKQYPEKVETLKSELIQKCDGNLINGSISYSRNFIYIK; encoded by the coding sequence ATGAGAACTAATTTTATGAAATCTATCTCCAAAATTATTTGGGTTCTGGTATTTGTAAACATTCATGTTATACATGCGCAGAAAAATAAGTCACGCGATATCAATAAACCCAATGTAATTTATATCATGGCAGATGATTTGGGAGAAGGTCTGCTTTCTTATTACGGACAAAAACATTTTACAACACCTAATATCGATAAGCTGGCTCAACAAGGAATTGTTTTTAATAATTCATATTCCAGTACCTTTTGCGCCCCTTCAAGAGCTACTTTCCTTACCGGATATAATGACTGCCGCGAAAATAAATATGTGTTAACCACGGGAAGAAGTTATAAAGAAGCTGCTGTAGATGAATCAAAAGACGAGGTGATTCAGAATGCAATTAACTCCGCAATTGGAAAAGAACCGGATATTACTTATCTCCCGCAAATATTCAAGGCTGCCGGTTATGTAACAGGACAAATAGGGAAGTTGGACTATGGTTTTGTAACTACTTCAAAACAAATAGATAATCATGGGTGGAATTACCATTACGGCTATTACGACCATACACAATGTCACGGATTTTATCCTATGTTCCTACACGAAAATGGCAAGCGCGTTTCTATACCGGGAAACACACATCCGGATGCAGCCAAAACAGGAGAGTCCGGATCTGATGAGCAACAGGAAAAAGATCGGTGGGATATGAATGGCAAAACAGTCTATTCTCAGGACTTATTTTTGAGTAAAATGTTAGAGTTCATTAGGGAAAATAAAGAGAAACCTTTCTTTTTATATCATCCAACACAGCTTCCTCATGGTCCTGTAGCGATACCTGCTATTCATCCTGAAGTAGCCTTTAGCGACTCACTTACTCTAATAGAAAAGGCTTATGCCTCAATGGTGAAGAGATTGGATGACGATTTAGGGGTCATTTTTAATGAGTTGGAAACGCTGGGGATTGCCGAAAATACAATGATTGTTTTTTCATCCGATAACGGTCATGAACTCTATTATAATTATGAAGGACGCACTGCCAAGCCATATAAGAACATGAAAACCGGGGAGCCTTTTAACAATATTACCGATAAATTCTATAGTGAAATTGGCGGTGATATTTTTAATGGTAATAAAGGACAGGCTGGTCTCAAACGTAGTAATTGGAATGGAGGAGTTAAAGTCCCTTTGTTCGTCTACTGGCCGAAAAAAGTAAAATCGGGGGCACAGTCCGAAAAGCTGGTAGCTAACTACGATTTTATGGCGACAATGGCAGATATGCTTGACATTAAAATAAAAGAAAAAAAGGATGGAGTCTCTTATTTTAATGAATTCTTGGGTAAGAAAAGCAAGAAGACTAAAGATCGTAATTCTATAGCATTTGCTTCTTTTATGGGACCGGCCTTAATAACAAAGGACGGGTGGAAACTCAGATACTTCGCACCTAAAAAAATATACCAATTATACTATTTGCCGGATGATTATAAAGAAACCACCGACCTTTCAAAACAGTATCCTGAAAAAGTAGAAACATTAAAATCTGAATTGATTCAAAAATGCGACGGTAACTTAATAAATGGTTCAATCAGTTATAGTAGGAACTTTATCTATATAAAATAG
- a CDS encoding alpha/beta hydrolase encodes MDTTISKEELTQTRTFFNTLETIYPPSEGVPFNREKINGVVTYTCCPQETKRNRILRYVHGGSFALGGIESHKAFISHFSKKTQTKIVFVKYDTPLKHPYSNGLKDFKPVYQEIYVRNKESRMITGGDSADGIDINTLTPSNLSFSTFPPSLIMVGKDEILYDGGKNLVKTIKKNQPDLILVEFEGVSHVWPLTDISSGSSQKLFQKINKFLNH; translated from the coding sequence ATGGACACTACGATTTCTAAAGAAGAACTGACTCAAACAAGAACTTTTTTCAATACTTTGGAGACTATTTACCCGCCTTCAGAAGGTGTTCCCTTCAATAGAGAGAAAATTAATGGCGTGGTTACCTATACATGCTGCCCGCAAGAGACAAAACGAAATAGAATATTACGCTATGTACACGGTGGTTCATTTGCTTTGGGGGGCATTGAATCTCATAAAGCATTTATAAGTCATTTTTCCAAAAAAACACAAACAAAAATAGTTTTTGTTAAGTATGACACACCCCTTAAACACCCATATTCCAATGGGTTAAAGGATTTTAAACCTGTTTATCAGGAAATATATGTTCGAAACAAGGAGAGCCGTATGATAACAGGAGGCGACAGTGCGGATGGTATAGACATCAATACTTTAACGCCATCAAACTTATCTTTTTCAACATTCCCACCAAGCCTGATTATGGTTGGGAAAGATGAAATACTATATGACGGTGGCAAAAACCTCGTTAAGACCATAAAGAAAAATCAACCTGATTTAATTTTAGTAGAATTTGAAGGAGTGTCCCATGTTTGGCCACTAACCGATATTTCTTCAGGGTCCTCTCAAAAGCTATTTCAAAAGATCAATAAATTTTTAAATCACTGA
- a CDS encoding glycoside hydrolase family 95 protein, with translation MNKGLRKVVLSLMVMCFSFHVQSQNSTTIKTNNHLLEFANLAKSWDEGVPLGNGFIGALIWQKNDHLRMSLDNVYLWDLRPMENLNSPEFKFSWVYEKWKSDQYKDVQDKFDVPYDRSPAPSKIPGAAIEFDISSFGDVKKVSLSLNNALCKVKWDSDIEFSSFVHASKNEGWFKFKGVDEDFKPMLIPPVYDKGSDTDASPVKGQDLRKLGYSNGKQIGGNNRLEYIQEGWGGFKYKVSVAWTYVDKTIIGKWSIITNSKNKIDLFRTEDVVSTMNNEKSFENALRDHSQWWDNFWSKSSIQLPDHVLEKQWYMEQYKFGSSARSGAPPISLQAVWTADNGKLPPWKGDFHHDLNTQLSYWPSYSGNHLDLEIGFLEWLVANKKSFKKYTKTYFESDGLAVPGVTTLTGEPMGGWIQYAFGPTVSGWLGQHFYLHWRYSMDREFLKEHAYPWIRDVAILFQEISVKDESGLRKLPISSSPEIHNNSRKAWFGETTNFDLATIRWTYGRAAELAQELGKNKEAKKWKEQLKEWPYFAIDDQSGLMVAPDNPYTQSHRHLSHLMAFHPYGLIDYSGGDKDKQLINNTLGQLIKAGTDYFTGYSFSWLGNLQARAFDGEGAAKTLRIFAENFCLPNSFHVNGEQFNRGYSKFKYRPFTLEGNFAFAAAIQEMLIQSHTGVIKIFPAVPESWKDIGFQQLRTEGAFLVSVQKKEGKVVRVTVLSEKGGVLKLQDPINSKDLKINTAYKIKNGVIIIKTKPGQEITIMD, from the coding sequence ATGAATAAAGGTTTAAGGAAGGTCGTTTTATCCTTGATGGTAATGTGTTTTAGTTTCCACGTACAATCACAGAATAGTACAACTATTAAGACAAACAACCATTTATTAGAGTTTGCCAACCTGGCTAAAAGTTGGGATGAAGGGGTTCCTTTGGGAAATGGATTTATAGGGGCGCTTATTTGGCAAAAGAACGACCATTTAAGAATGTCCTTAGACAATGTTTATCTATGGGATTTAAGGCCAATGGAAAATTTAAATAGCCCTGAATTTAAGTTCTCATGGGTTTACGAGAAATGGAAGTCTGATCAGTACAAGGATGTACAGGATAAATTTGATGTTCCCTACGACAGGTCCCCGGCTCCTTCTAAAATCCCGGGAGCAGCTATAGAGTTTGATATCAGCTCTTTTGGTGATGTTAAAAAAGTTAGCCTTTCTTTAAATAATGCGCTGTGTAAGGTGAAATGGGACTCGGATATAGAGTTTTCATCGTTTGTTCACGCATCCAAAAATGAAGGCTGGTTTAAGTTTAAGGGGGTCGATGAAGATTTTAAACCGATGTTAATTCCTCCGGTTTATGATAAAGGATCGGATACCGATGCATCTCCGGTTAAAGGCCAGGACCTGCGTAAACTTGGTTATTCAAATGGAAAACAGATTGGGGGTAATAACCGGCTGGAGTATATTCAGGAAGGCTGGGGAGGTTTTAAATATAAGGTTAGCGTAGCGTGGACTTATGTAGATAAAACCATCATAGGTAAATGGAGCATTATCACAAACTCCAAAAATAAAATTGATTTATTTCGAACAGAAGATGTTGTGTCGACAATGAATAATGAAAAAAGCTTTGAAAATGCATTACGAGATCATTCACAATGGTGGGATAATTTTTGGAGTAAATCGTCAATACAATTACCAGATCATGTTTTGGAAAAACAGTGGTATATGGAGCAATATAAATTTGGCTCTTCGGCAAGATCAGGAGCACCTCCTATCTCACTTCAGGCCGTATGGACTGCCGACAATGGAAAGTTACCACCGTGGAAAGGAGATTTTCATCACGATTTAAATACCCAATTAAGCTATTGGCCTTCTTATTCAGGAAATCATCTCGATCTAGAGATCGGCTTTTTAGAATGGTTGGTAGCCAATAAAAAAAGTTTTAAAAAATATACTAAAACATATTTTGAATCTGACGGATTAGCCGTTCCGGGGGTTACTACTTTAACAGGAGAGCCTATGGGAGGATGGATACAGTACGCTTTTGGGCCCACAGTTTCAGGTTGGTTGGGACAGCATTTTTATTTGCATTGGCGTTACTCAATGGACAGAGAGTTCTTAAAGGAACATGCTTATCCCTGGATTAGAGATGTAGCTATTCTTTTTCAGGAAATTTCTGTTAAAGATGAATCAGGATTACGTAAACTACCCATTAGTTCAAGTCCGGAAATACATAACAATTCCAGAAAAGCCTGGTTCGGCGAAACTACTAATTTTGATTTGGCTACTATTCGATGGACATACGGGAGGGCTGCAGAATTGGCCCAGGAATTGGGTAAGAATAAAGAAGCAAAGAAGTGGAAGGAACAACTCAAAGAATGGCCTTATTTTGCTATCGATGACCAAAGCGGATTAATGGTAGCACCTGATAATCCTTATACCCAATCCCACAGGCATTTATCGCATCTAATGGCGTTCCATCCGTATGGATTGATTGATTACTCGGGTGGCGATAAGGATAAACAATTGATAAATAATACATTAGGCCAGTTGATTAAAGCCGGAACCGATTATTTTACAGGATATTCGTTTAGTTGGTTGGGGAATTTACAGGCGAGAGCTTTTGATGGGGAAGGGGCAGCAAAGACCTTGAGAATTTTTGCTGAGAATTTCTGTTTGCCCAATTCTTTTCATGTAAACGGAGAGCAATTCAATAGAGGATATTCCAAGTTTAAGTATCGTCCCTTCACCTTAGAAGGTAATTTTGCATTTGCAGCAGCCATTCAGGAAATGTTGATTCAAAGCCATACGGGGGTCATAAAAATATTTCCAGCCGTTCCTGAAAGTTGGAAAGATATTGGATTTCAACAATTAAGGACCGAAGGAGCATTTTTGGTTTCTGTACAAAAGAAAGAAGGTAAAGTTGTAAGGGTTACTGTTCTTTCTGAAAAAGGAGGTGTTTTAAAACTGCAAGACCCTATTAACAGTAAGGATTTAAAAATTAATACAGCGTACAAAATTAAAAACGGAGTTATTATAATTAAAACAAAGCCTGGTCAGGAAATAACGATTATGGATTAA
- a CDS encoding DoxX family protein, giving the protein MKTLFIIMSRAFRLNSSIPPLILRVSLGIVMLPHGYSKITNINGAIEHLIQDYNLPLAIAITIVIIEFFASLFLLVGLESRIMAFLIFIVMTGAVPYHWNNGFFMNWFGKQEGEGFEYHLLAAGIALTIIFLGGGKYSLDAKLLKREKL; this is encoded by the coding sequence ATGAAAACACTTTTTATTATAATGAGTCGGGCTTTTAGACTTAACAGCAGTATTCCCCCACTCATCTTAAGAGTTAGTCTAGGAATCGTTATGTTACCGCATGGTTATAGCAAAATAACCAATATAAATGGCGCCATAGAACATCTTATTCAGGACTATAACTTGCCCTTGGCTATAGCTATCACAATAGTAATTATAGAATTCTTTGCTTCCTTATTCCTATTGGTTGGACTCGAGAGTCGAATAATGGCATTTTTAATTTTTATTGTTATGACAGGTGCCGTGCCGTACCATTGGAACAATGGCTTTTTTATGAATTGGTTTGGGAAACAAGAAGGGGAAGGTTTTGAGTATCACTTGCTTGCAGCAGGTATCGCCTTGACGATTATTTTTTTAGGCGGAGGAAAATACTCATTAGATGCAAAATTGCTCAAAAGAGAAAAATTGTAA
- a CDS encoding RagB/SusD family nutrient uptake outer membrane protein, whose product MNIHNKNKKAIKKLRLLKTTLFILVVLIAASCDDDFLNELPQDKYTEQTAFRSYDNFKTYAWSLYDIFSAGSHLQRIQNSGSVYAGDVEANYLYRPNGRNRWAWQTVSVENAPGGWDYSYIRTVNVMLDNIDNSEMTESEKEHWRSVGLFFRSYHYMELLSRFGGVPWIEHVVNENQTDIIYGSRDSRDLVASNILRDLKYAEEHIKIAGDGNNTINQDCVRALLSRFGLREGTWRNYHGLQDGLTYLQEAERVSKMLIDKYPSVGNNFQHRWSTEDLSTYPGTILYKEYATNIIMQPFSRHERGGGQVVEMHARTLERYLCTDGKPIATSEVYDGDTTIYDEFRNRDLRLLYRVFPPYKVNRINGNNVDWEHTGNPQDREYIDLMNNLDVTGNRPFPVLSWQPFTIDRMPHIKGSANSLAPVSNYCGYYINMFYNVATNVTGGAAFSTTDSPIFHLEEVLLNYAETMFELGKFNQEVADITINKLRPRAGVTNMIVADISDAFDPNRDPEVPAVLWEIRRERMVELMGEGFGFDDIRRWKKADYFINQQPLGVRIPREGNPSSLKWVESGDDAGRCYRVDDVVQMGLGWQEHYYLYPVPLNQRTLNPNLEQNPLWE is encoded by the coding sequence ATGAATATTCACAATAAAAATAAAAAAGCCATAAAAAAACTTCGCTTACTAAAAACAACACTTTTCATACTTGTTGTTTTAATCGCCGCAAGTTGTGACGATGATTTTCTTAACGAACTTCCTCAGGATAAGTATACGGAGCAGACAGCCTTCAGATCGTACGATAATTTTAAAACCTATGCATGGTCATTATACGATATTTTTTCCGCTGGAAGTCATTTACAACGTATTCAAAACAGCGGGTCTGTATATGCTGGTGATGTGGAAGCTAATTATCTCTACAGACCTAACGGAAGAAACAGATGGGCCTGGCAAACAGTAAGTGTTGAAAATGCACCGGGAGGCTGGGATTACTCATATATAAGAACCGTTAATGTCATGCTTGATAATATTGACAATTCAGAAATGACTGAAAGTGAAAAGGAGCATTGGCGTTCCGTAGGACTCTTTTTTAGGTCATATCATTATATGGAATTATTAAGTCGTTTTGGAGGAGTTCCGTGGATCGAACATGTTGTAAATGAAAATCAGACAGACATTATTTACGGATCACGTGATTCACGCGATCTTGTAGCTTCAAATATTTTGAGAGATCTAAAATATGCAGAAGAGCATATTAAAATTGCCGGCGATGGTAATAATACCATAAATCAGGATTGTGTTCGTGCTTTGTTGTCAAGATTTGGACTTCGTGAAGGTACATGGCGTAATTATCATGGACTTCAGGATGGGCTTACCTATTTACAAGAGGCAGAACGAGTGTCTAAAATGCTTATAGATAAGTATCCTTCTGTCGGCAATAACTTTCAGCATCGTTGGTCAACAGAAGACTTAAGTACATACCCGGGTACAATTTTATACAAAGAATACGCTACAAATATTATAATGCAACCATTTTCCAGGCACGAAAGGGGAGGCGGACAGGTTGTAGAAATGCATGCCCGCACCTTAGAACGTTATTTATGCACAGACGGAAAACCAATAGCAACCAGTGAAGTGTATGATGGGGATACCACCATATATGATGAATTCAGAAACAGGGATCTTAGATTATTGTATCGTGTTTTTCCTCCATATAAAGTAAATAGAATAAATGGTAACAATGTAGATTGGGAGCATACAGGTAATCCTCAAGATCGTGAATACATAGATTTAATGAATAATCTGGATGTAACCGGAAACAGACCATTTCCTGTTTTGAGCTGGCAACCTTTTACTATTGACAGGATGCCGCATATCAAAGGATCGGCAAATTCATTAGCACCTGTATCTAACTATTGTGGTTATTATATAAACATGTTTTATAATGTGGCTACCAATGTAACAGGAGGTGCAGCGTTCTCTACTACAGACTCTCCGATTTTTCATCTCGAAGAAGTGTTGTTAAACTATGCAGAAACCATGTTCGAATTGGGCAAATTCAATCAGGAAGTAGCGGATATAACAATCAACAAATTGCGGCCAAGAGCAGGAGTGACAAACATGATTGTGGCAGATATCTCTGATGCTTTTGATCCAAACAGAGACCCGGAAGTTCCGGCAGTACTTTGGGAAATACGAAGAGAACGTATGGTAGAATTAATGGGAGAAGGTTTTGGTTTTGATGATATCAGACGTTGGAAAAAGGCTGACTATTTCATAAATCAGCAACCACTGGGGGTAAGAATACCGCGTGAAGGCAATCCAAGCTCACTAAAATGGGTAGAGTCAGGCGATGATGCTGGTCGTTGCTACCGCGTTGATGACGTTGTTCAAATGGGATTAGGTTGGCAAGAGCATTATTATTTATATCCTGTTCCTTTGAATCAGAGAACACTCAACCCTAATTTGGAGCAGAATCCTCTATGGGAATAA
- a CDS encoding SRPBCC family protein, producing MEIKKERTIKASPTVVWNVLTEPRHIKRWLGVETESNWKVDSELLFKFSWDGKEYVDKGNIIHLEENKLFVYTFWSNFSRLPDKPENYSKIRFDLEEKGIITVLKLTHSEIKNRTMREHSEKNWEETLDQIKSIAESIKNN from the coding sequence ATGGAAATAAAAAAAGAACGGACAATAAAAGCATCGCCTACGGTGGTCTGGAATGTCTTAACAGAACCCAGGCATATTAAAAGATGGTTGGGCGTAGAAACAGAATCGAACTGGAAAGTCGACAGCGAGCTGCTCTTCAAATTCTCTTGGGACGGAAAAGAATATGTCGATAAGGGGAATATTATCCATCTTGAAGAAAACAAACTCTTTGTTTATACCTTTTGGAGCAACTTTTCAAGACTACCGGACAAACCTGAAAACTATTCAAAAATTCGGTTTGATCTCGAAGAAAAAGGTATAATAACCGTGCTAAAACTAACACATTCCGAAATCAAAAACCGAACGATGCGCGAACATTCAGAAAAAAACTGGGAAGAGACATTGGATCAAATAAAAAGCATCGCGGAATCGATAAAAAATAACTAA
- a CDS encoding ester cyclase, whose product MESKIKIQNQNKELIKHLYNVVINGRKWDELPNMISKKYTNEKGHKGVRAFKKDISDVINIFPDALWAIEKLISEDNNVVVRQTIKKTHKKIPGNNSISHDTMYSQGYVIYTLENGKIFDSEILMNAPAFSQQPAHIPKPLDEPSSNVYFVDRFIVPIEAYSEFMKKMSLSRNIIKKLPGFIKDEVMINDENDNTVKVITIALWKNLEHFENAKERAFEEYKKVNFDPKTFTQRLGIQRVREVYKSYEE is encoded by the coding sequence ATGGAATCAAAAATTAAAATACAAAATCAGAACAAAGAACTTATCAAACACCTATATAATGTGGTAATAAATGGAAGAAAATGGGATGAGTTACCAAACATGATATCAAAAAAATATACCAACGAAAAGGGACATAAAGGAGTCAGAGCATTTAAAAAAGACATCAGTGATGTTATTAACATTTTTCCGGATGCTTTATGGGCTATCGAAAAACTAATCTCTGAAGATAACAATGTTGTTGTCAGACAAACAATAAAGAAAACTCATAAAAAGATCCCCGGTAATAATTCAATATCACATGATACCATGTACAGCCAGGGATATGTTATTTATACTTTGGAAAATGGAAAAATTTTTGACTCTGAAATATTGATGAATGCACCTGCATTTTCGCAACAGCCTGCCCATATACCCAAGCCGTTGGATGAACCAAGTTCAAATGTATATTTCGTTGACAGATTTATTGTTCCTATAGAAGCATATTCTGAGTTCATGAAGAAGATGTCTCTCAGCAGAAATATCATTAAAAAGCTTCCAGGCTTTATCAAAGATGAAGTAATGATAAATGATGAGAACGACAACACAGTAAAAGTAATTACCATAGCACTTTGGAAAAACTTAGAGCATTTTGAAAACGCAAAAGAACGTGCCTTTGAAGAATACAAAAAAGTGAATTTTGACCCAAAAACCTTTACTCAAAGATTGGGGATTCAAAGAGTAAGGGAAGTATACAAATCTTATGAAGAATAA
- a CDS encoding helix-turn-helix domain-containing protein → MKKNKDITSFDVYDYLNYTFFKDSKLPYLMVDSNIYKKASIDFPIRNTFYGIALTNPGNVRVKIACQNYTIKNNSLILLGPGIVSQWMTDSDAPTDTILFQETLLEKLVSPVFLSSLPFFQPGGHHVFELKNQEYKKIKTFFLLMSRFTKEPNILPGIVYSLLEYIKTLYYKHLINNQTTLNIKENQVLTFKSLVAKYFREQKQVSFYASKMNITPKYLSEFLLSETGKTAKNHIIDVVILDAKSLLKQTSLSVQEISFILGYTEPSYFSKIFKKIESISPLEYRRK, encoded by the coding sequence ATGAAAAAAAATAAAGATATTACATCCTTTGATGTCTATGACTATTTAAATTACACTTTTTTCAAGGACTCAAAGCTACCTTATTTAATGGTAGATAGTAATATTTATAAAAAAGCTTCCATTGATTTTCCTATTAGAAATACTTTCTATGGTATTGCCCTTACTAACCCGGGTAATGTCCGGGTAAAAATTGCCTGCCAAAATTACACTATTAAAAATAACAGTTTAATATTACTTGGCCCCGGAATTGTATCGCAATGGATGACAGATTCCGATGCTCCGACCGATACAATCCTATTTCAGGAAACCTTGCTGGAAAAGCTGGTATCCCCCGTCTTTTTAAGTTCGTTGCCTTTTTTTCAACCAGGAGGACACCATGTTTTTGAATTGAAAAATCAAGAATATAAAAAGATAAAGACGTTTTTTTTATTAATGAGCCGGTTTACGAAAGAACCAAATATTTTACCCGGCATTGTATATTCGTTATTAGAATACATAAAAACACTCTACTATAAGCATTTAATTAATAATCAAACTACATTAAATATAAAAGAAAATCAGGTTCTTACATTTAAATCGTTGGTAGCCAAATACTTTCGGGAGCAAAAACAAGTAAGTTTTTACGCTTCGAAAATGAATATCACACCTAAGTATCTTAGTGAATTTTTACTTTCAGAAACTGGAAAAACGGCAAAGAATCATATTATTGATGTTGTTATTCTTGATGCCAAAAGCTTATTAAAACAAACATCCTTAAGTGTTCAGGAAATATCTTTTATATTAGGTTATACCGAACCTTCGTATTTTTCTAAAATCTTTAAAAAGATAGAAAGTATATCCCCATTGGAATACCGTAGGAAGTAA